Within Haematobia irritans isolate KBUSLIRL chromosome 2, ASM5000362v1, whole genome shotgun sequence, the genomic segment attgacttaattaacttaatgtttctatcgtgattaaaaagttaattgtatcaattaatttattaattgaaaaaattttcaacttcaatcaattgGTAATAATAATAACCTGTGTACCAAACAGGCCTAGCAGGTAGCGACCCGTTAATGCAGATATCAGGATATCCGATGTCTTTGAAGCACTAGTAAATCTGTGCCGTTTAAGTTAATATTGGACCATATTTGCTTGCTGTCTTTgcagcccttgcaattttcgCATCGGACATtcgtcattttatttttgtatttattttatctaTCTATCCACTGGAATATGTAGATCTTGGCATTGCTAGCTCATTTTCTattgatgttttttatttattttcatattgctCATAATTAATGTGGAAAATAGTACTGTGATTAGGTAATTTTTCCGTGATTTTAAGTACCACTTCTTTTGATTATACGCCAAAACCGATTTCTCCTGTCCATCTTATTTGAAGATATcggtataaaaatctatataaattttctgttTGCATCATGCTTTACTGATCTGATCTAACACCTTGTCCATGTTTTTCCCGATCATAGCGAAAATAGTCGTgctgccgttgttgcagctaccTGTTTGGCCaatatgtctaaaggcaatataaccaatatacaaatacaaaatacattaagggaatttttcCATTCTTATTGAGTGTGCTTAACCTAATGTCTAACCACTAATGTATAATATTCGATTTTTGATCCCACATTGTctttattgcctttttgcacaagTACAAGGCTACCGGGCCTTTTTCCACCTTTATTCAGTATTGAAAGATTGAaagtaaacttttgtaaaaatttaaatgtcaaAAAGTAGGCTATTCTAAATATATTTAAGTTAAAagattatttttgcaaaattggagTAAGTTTAAAAGCTGATCTGATTACTccttttccaattttaatttcgtGGCCAATTTctaatttcacacaaaaaattatttactcctagaaaacaaagtaaaaaatagcgcatgtaattattaaattacatatgtattaattaaataaaattataacatgtATGTTGTTGAAAgtgttttttctatttttctctaAGTGTAATAATACACTCATCATAATATCAAATCctcattttgtatattttgcaaCCCTGAGCGCTCAGTTACTTCAGGTGTTtctattttaaatcaaaaatatctaTCGAAATTGTGCTAATTTGTATCACTGTGTTGGTGGGTGTATGCATATACTTCTATTGCAGTTAAGATATGGAGTATTTGTTACGAATAGACTGACAAAGTGTAATAAGTAAAAACAACATAAACATTACAAATCAGCTGGACTACCAGCTGTTGATGACAGACTCCCACCCACAAAATATAGTTACCATGCTGTATTGAAACGACCCCCAAGTGCTGACGACAGACactgccaccaccaccaccgttTCGTTCACACCAATCCTCACCCCAATAAATATCATATGATACTCAGACGAAGAATGTAAAACGAAAACCAAccgaaagaaaatttgatacaaCAACTGATTCGCATATAGAATGTAGAGCTCTTCGTAAAAGGAAAATCGTAGTCTAAAGGAAGATATAAGCGAAATGTAAAAAGTGTGTTCTTTTCTTCTTTATGACTGCACACACCCATGTAGTGtgctggaaaatttaaaaaattgttcaacaaaATCTtaattggaaatgaaatttcaataaaaaaaaaaaagttgataacATTCACTCTAAATGCATCTTCGTTTGAGTAACGCTCCGTATCAAAATGGGTGTGATATGGAGGGACAACATTCGTCATCCAAAGATACAATGCAGTTAATTAGACAGCCTGTGTCTGGAGGATGTCTTCATCAGAACCAGGCATTCGTAACGAAAAGAATAAAACGACTATTCCTATGGTCAATATTGCTTAtacaatttggatttatatTGTGTTTTTGGCTGCTACAATTTGGTCTAAGTGGTGGTAATCTCAAAGATGTTTCCGGACAAACGCCAGTCAAAGCTGCAGAAACTAATCGAATACATTTTATAAAGTCTTCACAAGCTTCTAAAGAGACTAGTAAGGAGAATTATGATGATTCGGCTAAAAAAGTACAAGGAGTTAGAAATTTTCAGTGGCCTTCcagagattttaaatttcaacaggatttcGAATTACAACAGATTACATATAATTACAGCGATGCCGAAAAAGTTATGTTTGGTGAGCCATCAATATGGTGTTTTAAAGAAGGCACAGTCAAAGAAACCCGATCATCGAGGGACTATGACTCTGGCATTTGGCCAGACATTTGCCAATGTCTACCAGAGTGGCATGGTCAGGATTGTGGCCAACCGGAAATAATATGGCGTGCTTTAATGACAGCCAAAATGCctttcaaattacaaaatccaACGCAGGATGAAGCCCACCGTTTGGTCTATATGATCGAAGGCAATTTCTTTAGCATGGACTTGATGGAATTACAAATACAAGCCGTCACAAAGGTTGTGGACTACTTCATAATTTACTATAAACGTAGTGTTGTAAATATTAAGGAACTCAAAACTCTTAAATATAGACTTAGGCAAAATTTGCCCAAtcataattttatgatataCCATTGTAAACTAGCATCACTAACAAATTGTTCCTCGGCGGAAGTTTATCGTTTATTTCGCCACCAACAACTTTTGAGCAATGCCATAAAACCCACAGACCTCTTCATTTACACCGATGATAGAACCATATTGGGTCATAGAGCTTTGAATTTCCTCAAATACTATAGTTCCAATATACCTTTGATAGAATTTCGTGTAAAATtcatagtatacggtttttattgGCAACATCCTGATTTAACTAAGCTCCATGGATCGATAAGCTCCTTCCAGCATATAGATAATTTCAACTCAGATCCTTCACAATTGAGCTTCATACATCTTTCCAGTACGTCAATGGCAAATCGTCAGACAATCGTAATGGGAGATCTGAATCACTTTGGTGGTTGGTTTTGTAAATATTGTCAACAACCAGATGAAATTATCAGTGAATTGCAAGCACTTCAAAATCCCTCAAATATAACGGCAAGCAagtcaattgaaaaaaatgctatagCATTCCCGACTGATAAGAAACATTCGTTACACATCGATGttaattatatacaaaaattaatatccaCCGGTGTCTACTTGAACGATGGTAAAACTCAGTTACTAAAAGTTCGCCGTTTTacggaaaaatattttgcaccAATTTATGCCTCACAACAAAGTTGGAAATATGGTCATTTATTGGTAAATATTTATGAATCCCTAGAAGATTTGTTGGCTGATGATAATGAAGATGAAATGTTTTAGTTAagatattttagtaaaaattaaatataagacaaatattttatttgttatgtaaatatttaagagaaaaaaatatcaccaaaatatttccaattaaaaagttaattgaagttgaaaattttttcaattaataaattaattgatacaattaactttttaatcatgatagaaacattaagttaattaagtcaatgattgaaaattttaaaatttttaattaaaaaattaattgatacaattaactttttaatcaaattcggaagactaattcagtcaaaaaagtgctgattttttttttaatttttaattaaaaatgtatttcaaacaatcatttgttaatccaaataaaaactctaagccaattcagaaagtaattaaaaatagttaccttttttaattaataaattaattgagttttgcaatcaacatcaattaaatttttaattgaatcaattaaaaaattaattgaaatttgctgaaaaaaatcaattaatttttgaatcaagatttttttctatgcctaattaaaactgtgattgctactatcattttcgtgattgaaggcagAGAGTGAGTGTGTGGCTGATAACTGTGGATAATGTTTTTGATGGTAATTGCcagtttttcaaatgttttaaattaattaactacaaattgtattgaaattgaaaagttaacagatacaattatcggataaaacaattaattgatttttgaatCTAATTCagttttgcaaataaattttaaacattttcgaattgaatcaatcaaccaattaattaaaaatcgatCTAATTGCATCAATAACAAATGTAATATGGGTTTGCGACCTAATCAACAGAATTATtaattggacaacaatttaaACTATGTTAATTCTTTTAGTTTTGTACGAGGTCTAAAAGAATTAAGAATTTGAGCAACAGGTCGATTGCCAAACAAAATAAgaaatgaatttcaaaaaaaaaaaactgtcatTGATACAACCACAAAGATTGATCGTTAAAGTCGATTTTTGCCACAACCGTTTTCgattttgatgttttcaaaaaaatcaatcaaatattAAGAAATTTCAGGGATTCAATTCACGGATTAATTGAAccgaaaaatgttttaattgaaataagaaataattgatccaatttaaaaattatagacaaaattcaattaataatttaaaattttatttgtttttccaataaaaatcaattaattaaatatttaaattaattgattttttatttttacgtaaATAAATTTcagtaataattaaattttaaaaagtcaacctTTTGATTCTGATTAAAATCACTGATTcacataaaaatattaacaatatgttttcaattaaaaaatttattgaattggaaAAAATCTCAATCAAAAGATTTAttgattcagttaattttttaatcaaaacaaaatttagtcacaaaaatcacttatattaaatatttaatttgttaaatttaattggcATCAATTCAGTGattgaaacaatttcaattaaaaattgaattagatcaattaatttcgtaattgaaatcaaaaaatattttttctcattCTCTTTTCTTAGCGCCGAAATGTGCaagtttttctaaatattttaatttttgaacatgtat encodes:
- the Mgat3 gene encoding beta-1,4-mannosyl-glycoprotein 4-beta-N-acetylglucosaminyltransferase, whose product is MHLRLSNAPYQNGCDMEGQHSSSKDTMQLIRQPVSGGCLHQNQAFVTKRIKRLFLWSILLIQFGFILCFWLLQFGLSGGNLKDVSGQTPVKAAETNRIHFIKSSQASKETSKENYDDSAKKVQGVRNFQWPSRDFKFQQDFELQQITYNYSDAEKVMFGEPSIWCFKEGTVKETRSSRDYDSGIWPDICQCLPEWHGQDCGQPEIIWRALMTAKMPFKLQNPTQDEAHRLVYMIEGNFFSMDLMELQIQAVTKVVDYFIIYYKRSVVNIKELKTLKYRLRQNLPNHNFMIYHCKLASLTNCSSAEVYRLFRHQQLLSNAIKPTDLFIYTDDRTILGHRALNFLKYYSSNIPLIEFRVKFIVYGFYWQHPDLTKLHGSISSFQHIDNFNSDPSQLSFIHLSSTSMANRQTIVMGDLNHFGGWFCKYCQQPDEIISELQALQNPSNITASKSIEKNAIAFPTDKKHSLHIDVNYIQKLISTGVYLNDGKTQLLKVRRFTEKYFAPIYASQQSWKYGHLLVNIYESLEDLLADDNEDEMF